The following are encoded together in the Mus musculus strain NOD/MrkTac chromosome 17 genomic contig, GRCm38.p6 alternate locus group NOD/MrkTac MMCHR17_NOD_IDD1 genome:
- the H2-Q7 gene encoding H-2 class I histocompatibility antigen, Q7 alpha chain isoform 3 precursor (isoform 3 precursor is encoded by transcript variant 3; The RefSeq protein has 1 substitution compared to this genomic sequence) — protein sequence MALTMLLLLVAAALTLIETRAGQHSLQYFHTAVSRPGLGEPWFISVGYVDDTQFVRFDSDAENPRMEPRARWMEQEGPEYWERETQIAKGHEQSFRGSLRTAQSYYNQSKGGSHTLQWMYGCDMGSDGRLLRGYLQFAYEGRDYIALNEDLKTWTAVDMAAQITRRKWEQAGIAEKDQAYLEGTCMQSLRRYLQLGKETLLRTGGQGGDCAPAPA from the exons ATGGCTCTAACAATGCTGCTCTTGCTGGTGGCGGCCGCCCTGACCCTGATCGAGACCCGCGCGG GCCAACACTCGCTGCAATATTTCCACACCGCTGTGTCCCGGCCCGGCCTCGGGGAGCCCTGGTTCATCTCTGTCGGCTACGTGGACGACACGCAGTTCGTGCGCTTCGACAGCGATGCGGAAAATCCGAGGATGGAGCCGCGGGCGCGGTGGATGGAGCAGGAGGGGCCGGAGTATTGGGAGCGGGAGACACAGATCGCCAAGGGCCATGAGCAGAGTTTCCGAGGGAGCCTGAGGACCGCACAGAGCTACTACAACCAGAGCAAGGGCG GCTCTCACACACTCCAGTGGATGTATGGCTGTGACATGGGGTCCGACGGGCGCCTCCTCCGCGGGTACCTGCAGTTCGCCTATGAAGGCCGCGATTACATCGCCCTGAACGAAGACCTGAAAACGTGGACGGCGGTGGACATGGCGGCACAGATCACCCGACGCAAGTGGGAGCAGGCTGGTATTGCAGAGAAAGACCAGGCCTACCTGGAGGGCACGTGCATGCAGTCGCTCCGCAGATACCTGGAGCTCGGGAAGGAGACGCTGCTGCGCACAG